CGTCTTGCACTCGTATGAAGACGTCTCCGACAACAACAGCTCAAGTAACCGAGCCTACAGTGATTTGTGACATATATATTGTTATAAGCATGGGTGGTATGAgtcttaaaaattatgaagaaaagGGGAACCAATTTTGCTTATTGTTGAAGGGGCAGTCATGTCCTTGTGTCAATAGAACAAAGTCTATAACTAAGTTGAtattaaaaaaattggaaaaggAGAAGGAAATTAGACTAGAATAATATGTCAGAGTAACTCACGACTTCCAGCATTTTATCTATTCGAGCCTGTCGGTCCACACTAGACTTTAATGAATCTAGATAAATCAAATTTTCATCCCACATGTCAACAATCATCAAATACCAATGGCCTCGCATGTGGAGCGGAACATAAATCTGCACCAAGAGGGACCAGAGGCAGTCAGATTGCAACTATTAGTTCTTCCTAAACGGCTAATAAATTTCTGGAATCTAACAAGTATCACCTTCAATAAATTGTCGGCGAACCCCGTGTACTTTGCTACGATGTAATCAAGAGTTGCCTTGCAGTGGTGGCCTGGGTTACTAGCTATTTGCTGCAACAATTATCATTTGGGGGACGGAAGCTCATGAATGAGTTTTACTGCCAAAAAAAACCACAGATCATTTTGCAAAAACAAAATGTAACCGGTTAAGAAAATCACCGCAAAGGTGGTTGGTAGCCACCACCGTCGTTTCTCAGCCTTATTTGAGGAAACCATTGCTACGACAAGGTTGATAACCTACGTGTGGGTCAATTTAGCCGCAAACAATTAGCGAATGTAATCTGAAACAACGAAATTATGTTGCGATGAAATTAAATAGTTGGAGTTGCTTACGTCGTCAACGACCTCCTCTCCGGGGCGTAATGTCAAGAGGGCTTCCCTATTCCCGATGCAATGTTCATTTTCCACCAGGATTTCGCTGACAGGTCGACATAACGAGGAGAAAACCGTGGTCAGTAGGGAAACTAGTTTCTGATGCTAAAAATAATTGTGCACTTCTAAAGAAGACAACCCTAATTATGTAACGGCTTACCTCGGTGATAGCCCGTTGCCGAAGATGTAGGCTGCAACAGCGAGTTCGTGGCCAACAAACTGCATCCCTGGTGGGGGCCAGAATGAGAGGTCCAAGCACTGCCTCGCGATCACGGTGTTGGATTTTAGGAAATAAATTTTCATAAGTATGTTAGTATTGTGGCCCAACATGAATATACCATTAAGAAACCCAAACATGCTACGAAATTATATTTCATTTGCATAGGAATACATAAACAGTTGACGGTTTCCGCGGTAAACGACCCAAgcggaaaaaaaattaaagggaTCCATACAATAGTGATTAATAACAAATGCATTCCAATCAGATTATGACAAGGCTATTGGGCCTAACTGAATCCACCTAGGGCCCAAGATCTATTAGTGGCCCCTGAAACCGCAATGGTAACCATACTGGACTTGCAAATGTTGTGCAAAAAAGTTAACCAAAAGATTTCAAATTCCAAATTTGGCATATATGCTGGCCCAAGAAAAAGGTTAAAGAGGCCAAAAACTTGGCCAAAGGaagtagacaaaaaaaaaattatcccaGACCCAAAATATTTCTTCATTTCGACACCaatgatgaaaactaaacaagAAGAACATAAAGAATCAAATCAATGTTCATCCAGGGTTTCCATGCAGTGTTTCATGTACCTTTGGAGTCTCCTCCGACTTAATGTCCGCACTCCGGTGTGTGTAAAATGTCCATGGAGAGCCAGGACCTGTTGACCTTATGTTTCTTATGAGGTCTTCTGAGGAATTCCCTTCATCTTTAAATGAAAGCTTTCTCTGCGATGAACGAAATTACATATACATATGTATTCTAATACGACGaataatttctttaaaaaaaaggttaaaataaCACGAATCGAAAATCATTTGGAGAAATAAAAACCTGTAAGTTGAGTTCCGATGCTGGTTGGCGTGTGCCGGCTTTTCCCTTGTTGACCCTCGACATCCTTGTAGGCGTTTGGCCCGATAAACCCCGGGCAACGTCCACTTGTTCTGGTGGAGGACACTGTTGGCGTGTCGGAGCTTCACCTGAGAGAGTTCCGGCATTCGCCACCACTTTCACCGGCTCCTGAAGTGTTCCATTTTTACCGTAAATATCCACGCCTGAGGGATGCAAGTTTAGATTCAGATCCATCTTAGGTTTCTTGTCACAAGAAGCCGGTACATTCAAAGATGCTAGAAGTTCCAGCACTCGACCGTGCTGTGCCACAACTGCCGTTAAGGCTTGTATTTGGTTCGCCTGCGTCGTCAGGATCCCCAAAATCATGTTATCTCCAGTTGATGCTTTCTGCACAACGTTGACAGAAGGGAAGCACGTCACTTTACCCATGTGTAAGTGATGCTTAGACGGGTGATAAGAAGCGAAAAGTAAAAAGAAACCTTAGCATTGCAGAAAAAGAACAACATTATCATACCTGTGTCTGATCAGCGACACCACTGACTGCATCGTCCACGGTGGTTACAGGCTCCAGAGATTCATCCTTGGTTCCTCTCTTTCGACGCTTCACCGCCTCCTCAACGCTCTTCTCTTTCTGTAACTCCATCAGGAACAGTACAAGCAACTGCACAATAGAGTGAGAGTACAGTGAGTAAGGTAAGAAGTGTGCTTAAGAAGAATCCCAATAACATCGCAGTTTGTAAACAGGAGACACGTGTGACTAATAAAAAATGAAGGCAATGTTAATTGTATTTACCTAACGTCATCAACAAGGGCCCAATTCTACTCATACCGCATAGCCAACCCCATATTTGGGTATCTTATTCGTGGGTTTTTTTGGGAACAATGGAGCGTAATGGGCCGAAGGACGTCATATCTGTGGCCCTCTTCTGGAACAATACAGCACAagcaaaaatataaattaaagctGACCCTAACTTCAAACTCAATGTATGGAGTCTCCCTCCCTTTACCCAACCAGACTTCGACCTTTGTCCATTGGATCTGCAGGCCTATTCACGTCTGCGTGACTACACAGGAGAAACATCACCTTCCTTCCCATCAGATAGATCAGATGGCTTAGTGATATCCTATGGCAGTCGTAGCAGACTATACCCGACTGTATGGGACGaaaagtaattatattaatttaaacaaGAAACCATATCAAGGTCTGCTAGTACTCAAAATTTTGTGGTGTTGTAGTAGTTGCTTCCACTGTGGAGTTCCTGGGTTAGTAAATTAAATTCATTATTAGAGGACTAATACTTGGGTCCATATTTGTTAGTACAGCATGCCAACGTTTAGCAGCgtaaagttaaataaaataacttTGCGTAATATTAAGTGACAAACCCGACCACAATATCTGATTAAACTGAACAATTGCATAAGTAGTTCATTAACCCTCGTTGAAAATGATTGGAAACCAACCCTAAACCCCAACAACAACATTACCTATCTCCAACTTACAAGAGTCACCGTTGTAGTTAACAGAACGGAAACGTAAACTGGAATGACAACTAAATATAAACATCAGTTACGGAGAAGGACTTAACAATAAGCTGCTAAACTGTAAGCGTAGATAATTGCAAACAAGGTGAGCGGTCTATTCAAGTCTCGAATAAGTCGTTATACTTCTGAAGATCAGACCTAAGCTTTCGGTTCTCGTGTTCCAGATCCCAGATTCGCTGTTGAACAGATACTCGTAGTTGCCTTTCCAGTTCCTCAACCCGCACTCTCAAGGCGGCAACGATCCTATAGTTGTAGTCGTGAATTTCCTTCCCAACTAAAGACAGCACCTTCCCCAACATTTTGAATGAGGCGTCCTGTCTTGCGGTCTGCTCGTCCGATGAGAAACCACCCTCCACGATCCAGCTAACATCTCGTTGTTGTGATCGCAGTGTCACCCAGTAGCCATGAAGTAACTCACCATTGTCGGAGAAAAATTCACGCCGGTTAAACACCGGATAATCAAGCCTCAGCTGGCAGCAGAGACGAATGAGATAGACCTCCAAATCCTCAAACACTGCAAACTGAGTAATACAATTCTCCGGAACAATGTTCGGTCCTGAACACGGGTGACAATTACAAACAGCAAAAGTTACTCAATGCCAGGATACACaggaaaaaataataagaaaagagaaaccaCTGGCGTAATCATACCAACAGTCACACCAAAACTTTCTGGAATCTGAGAACACGGAACAACTGCTTTCTGCGATGACTCACCCACTCCTGAGCCCACATGCATGTTGTAGAAGTGTTTGGATAAAGAGACCGGTTGCTCAAACGGTCCCCTGTGAGGATGAACTACAGAATCTACCTCCGGAGGTGGGGGTAGTGTCAATGATGGATCAACAACTCCCAACCAATGTTCGGCGTCTCTCAGCAGGCGGAAACCTTTAAACtctgcatctggaaagccattaACTTGTTTTTTACAGTCCTCCCAATTTGTGTAGATTCCAGGAATGGTTTCTTGTCACAAGAAGCCGGTACATTCAAAGATGCTAGAAGTTCCAGCACTCGACCGTGCTGTGCCACAACTGCCGTTAAGGCTTGTATTTGGTTCGCCTGCGTCGTCAGGATCCCCAAAATCATGTTATCTCCAGTTGATGCTTTCTGCACAACGTTGACAGAAGGGAAGCACGTCACTTTACCCATGTGTAAGTGATGCTTAGACGGGTGATAAGAAGCGAAAAGTAAAAAGAAACCTTAGCATTGCAGAAAAAGAACAACATTATCATACCTGTGTCTGATCAGCGACACCACTGACTGCATCGTCCACGGTGGTTACAGGCTCCAGAGATTCATCCTTGGTTCCTCTCTTTCGACGCTTCACCGCCTCCTCAACGCTCTTCTCTTTCTGTAACTCCATCAGGAACAGTACAAGCAACTGCACAATAGAGTGAGAGTACAGTGGGTAAGGTAAGAAGTGTGCTTAAGAAGAATCCCAATAACATCGCAGTTTGTAAACAGGAGACACGTGTGACTAATAAAAAATGAAGGCAATGCTAATTGTATTTACCTAACGTCATCAAGAAGGGCCCAATTCTACTCATACCGCATAGCCAACCCCATGTTTGGGTATCTTATTCGTGGGTTTTTTTGGGAACAATGGAGCGTAATGGGCCGAAGGACGTCATATCTGTGGCCCTCTTCTGGAACAATACAGCACAagcaaaaatataaattaaagctGACCCTAACTTCAAACTCAATGTATGGAGTCTCCCTCCCTTTACCCAACCAGACTTCAACCTTTGTCCACTGGATCCGCAGGCCTATTCACGTCTGTGTGACTACACAGGAGAAACATCACCTTCCTTCCCATCAGATAGATCAGATGGCTTAGTGATATCCTATGGCAGTCGTAGCAGACTATACCCGACTGTATGGGACGaaaagtaattatattaatttaaacaaGAAACCATATCAAGGTCTGCTAGTACTCAAAATTTTGTGGTGTTGTAGTAGTTGCTTCCACTGTGGAGTTCCTGGGTTAGTAAATTAAATTCATTATTAGAGGTCTAATACTTGGGTCCATATTTGTTAGTACAGCATGCCAACGTTTAGCAGCgtaaagttaaataaaataacttTGCGTAATATTAAGTGACAAACCCGACGACAATATCTGATTAAACTGAACAATTGCATAAGTAGTTCATTAACCCTCGTTGAAAATGATTGGAAACCAACCCTAAACCCCAACAACAACATTACCTATCTCCAACTTACAAGAGTCACCGTTGTAGTTAACAGAACGGAAACGTAAACTGGAATGACAACTAAATATAAACATCAGTTACGGAGAAGGACTTAACAATAAGCTGCTAAACTGTAAGCGTAGATAATTGCAAACAAGGTGAGCCCTCTATTCAAGTCTCGAATAAGTCGTTATACTTCTGAAGATCAGACCTAAGCTTTCGGTTCTCGTGTTCCAGATCCCGGATTCGCTGTTGAACACATACTCGTAGTTGCCTTTCCAGTTCCTCAACCCGCACTCTCAAGGCGGCAACGATCCTATAGTTGTAGTCGTGAATTTCCTTCCCAACTAAAGACAGCACCTTACCCAACATTTTGAATGAGGCGTCCTGTCTTGCGGTCTGCTCGTCCGATGAGAAACCACCCTCCACGATCCAGCTAACATCTCGTTGTTGTGATCGCAGTGTCACCCAGTAGCCATGAAGTAACTCACCATTGTCGGAGAAAAATTCACGCCGGTTAAACACCGGATAATCAAGCCTCAGCTGGCAGCAGAGACGAATGAGATAGACCTCCAAATCCTCAAACACTGCAAACTGAGTAATACAATTCTCCGGAACAATGTTCGGTCCTGAACACGGGTGACAATTACAAACAGCAAAAGTTACTCAATGCCAGGATACACaggaaaaaataataagaaaagagaaaccaCTGGCGTAATCATACCAACAGTCACACCAAAACTTTCTGGAATCTGAGAACACGGAACAACTGCTTTCTGCGATGACTCACCCACTCCTGAGCCCACATGCATGTTGTAGAAGTGTTTGGATAAAGAGACCGGTTGCTCAAACGGTCCCGTGTGAGGATGAACTACAGAATCTACCTCCGGAGGTGTGGGTAGTGTCAATGCTGGATCAACAACTCCCAACCAATGTTCGGCGTCTCTCAGCAGGCGGAAACCTTTAAACtctgcatctggaaagccattaACTTGTTTTTTACAGTCCTCCCAATTTGTGTAGATTCCAGGAATACGTCCCTTGCGCACAGCATAGAGCCTGTACTTGCCGGTGTTCATGGGTAATGACTGTGGAAAATTTTACGGGTGGGTTTCACTCACACTGAAAGAGGATTGCTCATTCTGTATCCCTGACGCACACGATGGATATATACCCAGGCCCCGTGAAAAACAATATTTGATGGTAACCGGTGGAAAGTATAACACCAGAGCCGGTTTCTTATTTAACTTACCGTACTGTCGTTCCATTTTGAAATATTTAATTAGAAAGTTAATTCCAATGATGTTATTATGGAACGAAAATTTGGCTGCAAGATCTAAGTTAATTAATGAAATCATTTTCGAAGTTCCTTTAAATAACTATTTTCGAAACTGGACCTCATCGTTTACCATATTGGACTTAACATAATTATTTCATGAGTCACTCTTATGTTgcctaaataataatttttaaaaaagctAATACTAAAATTAGATTTTCGTGTAATATCCTTCAGAAATCATccaatttttatattataattttgcCCAAAAATATTTGTTAACAAAAGTTTGTATATTTTACTATTATCtacttcaaattaaaaaaaataatattttaataataactTAACTATGTAAGTTAATTTTTTTACTCATTATCTATGTGTATTAATTACTATACGTCTTAGCAGAAGTAATATCCTTTGGTTTCatgtaaaaaatatttaattctaCAGAGAAACACAACGATAaaacaaattatttaaaaaagcGAAAATGTATTTCCCGAGGTGAGCTGCTTCCACTTATCTGGTGTCTCTCTCTCACCTCCGTGACAGTATTGCTGCAGGCATATGATGGACGCTGATACGACCTGAACTGAACACCGAGTAAAGTTGCGTGTGTCAGTAAACCAACCCCATTCTCGTCACCCACACGAAAACctctataaataattaattttttcggtTAAGATAAAATCGGACGCAATTTACTAATTTCCTTCTTTAACCGTGGTTTTTTTCCAATATTAGGATCTTATTGTTATGAACAAAGAATTttgataaataatataataacatacatgaaggataaagttggtaaaagataaataaacggTAAGTATCCATGGCTAAAAGCTCGTTAGGCAAACACGGAAGCTAAAAATAGTTGCTTCTTGTAAACGTTTCTTTCGGTATCAAAATCACTTCTGCtttcatgaaaaaaaaatttgccaaaccaaaAGTTGACGCTTTCAAGAAGTCGAAACGTGCTTCTTCTCTTCCAACGAGTACCCCAAACACACCCTTTCTTCTAAACGCAGATTTCATTTTGTAGCTTAAAAGTGCGTGTATTGGAAGCAAAAAATATGCGTTCACTTCAACATGAGGTCACCTTTCGTGATCATTATTGgtttttttcaaaagaattttcatATTGGTATTaagttatataaaataattattttttgctTCAATTTgtagtatttttatatattttgattCTCAATTAATTCTTGTTATTGTAATTCTATTATAATATGAATTAGTGATCTTATTAAAAATGATAACGtaaataagaaattaattttacataaaaaatagAATCACAAGTAATAAAATTTGACGGTCCTAAATACATTTAAATAAAAGAATACTGAGACTACTCCAAAAATTAtactatttctttttttcttcacaTTGTAAAATCTATTATTATATTTCTTGTTCATTGTTTATTATTCTAACTTGTTATGATATGTATTATTGTTTCTACTGAAATtgataaattaagtaaaaaatttatcctaaataataataaaaacacaaTTAGTAAAAAACTAGAATCCAAAACAGTGCACAAATTAGGATTATTCATAGTATTCATACAAACTGCAAAAATATATTactttatatgttatttttaagttAATAAATAAGTATTaacttttattcaaaaaattataacaaactaaagcatatttttttaaaaaatatcatataaaaaaaatactaaaagaactataaaaaaagattaaatatacttaaaaataatattataatttttcagTAATTTACTAACTATcgatctaaaagtgattttaaccAACATTATCCAAACAATTTCATtttatcaaattaattttaatatagaattgccaaacataaattatGTGGGTACAAACTCACTTATCTTCGAAATTAATTTTACAGAAttaatttctttcaattttcaGTTTAACCAACTCTAACCCAAACACACACTTTGTCGTGCAGTTTATTCGCAATGTATGAACAtgttttaatatgtattttataaaaAGTTGCAAAAATCGAACCACCAAATGAATCCATAGAGTGACCAACTCAACGGTTTATTAGTCTATTCATACTTTAACTGGGATTCAAAAAGTTTATTAACATATGACATACAATTATAAAAAATGAAGAAGTCCTTTTTAATTTTGTACATTCAATAAATTTTCAACTAAATAAACTATCTAAAAATTACATCTTCAAAATTATAACTTCGGtcatcaaaaat
The DNA window shown above is from Arachis ipaensis cultivar K30076 chromosome B08, Araip1.1, whole genome shotgun sequence and carries:
- the LOC107612038 gene encoding ubiquitin-like-specific protease 1A, whose protein sequence is MQFVGHELAVAAYIFGNGLSPSEILVENEHCIGNREALLTLRPGEEVVDDVINLVVAMVSSNKAEKRRWWLPTTFAQIASNPGHHCKATLDYIVAKYTGFADNLLKIYVPLHMRGHWYLMIVDMWDENLIYLDSLKSSVDRQARIDKMLEVARLLELLLSETSSYECKTTGPKSISKFRIQEPQISQQAADSNDCGVWVAEWMIQYDLWASYDLQVINEHTRMTIAIDLVMGEHNPISEEVQQKAVQFWDRNMICSYLKGARPRNRTRSPVGPLSP